A window of the Dyadobacter pollutisoli genome harbors these coding sequences:
- a CDS encoding nitrilase family protein has product MENIKIATAQFENRSGDKDYNLQIIDQLAGEAALKGAKAIAFHECSITGYTFARNLSKHQMLDISELIPDGPSIQKLQSIAAKHNIAILAGLFEKDSNDKLYKAYVCVDKTGLIAKYRKLHPFINPHLTPGDKYVVFDLYGWKCGILICYDNNIIENVRATKLLGADIIFMPHVTMCTPSTRPGAGFVDPALWHNRAADPTSLRQEFDGLKGRAWLMKWLPARAYDNAIYAVFSNPIGMDDDQLKNGCSMILDPFGDIIAECRELGNNIAIATFTPEKLQQAGGHRYLQARRPELYGKIIGKEHISEQRVIWL; this is encoded by the coding sequence ATGGAAAACATTAAAATTGCGACTGCCCAGTTCGAGAACAGGAGCGGCGACAAAGATTATAATCTACAAATCATTGATCAGCTCGCGGGAGAAGCCGCATTGAAAGGCGCCAAGGCCATTGCATTTCACGAATGTTCCATTACCGGGTACACCTTCGCCAGAAATCTTTCAAAGCACCAAATGCTTGACATTTCGGAACTCATTCCCGACGGGCCGAGCATTCAAAAACTCCAAAGCATTGCAGCCAAACATAATATCGCCATTCTCGCGGGCCTGTTTGAAAAAGATTCAAATGACAAATTATATAAAGCCTACGTCTGTGTCGATAAAACCGGACTGATCGCAAAGTACCGCAAGCTTCATCCGTTTATTAATCCGCACCTGACTCCCGGCGACAAATACGTCGTTTTCGACCTCTATGGCTGGAAATGCGGCATTTTGATTTGTTACGATAACAACATTATCGAGAATGTGCGTGCGACAAAATTACTTGGCGCCGACATTATCTTTATGCCTCACGTAACCATGTGTACGCCTTCTACCCGACCAGGCGCAGGATTCGTTGATCCCGCATTATGGCATAATCGCGCCGCCGATCCTACCTCGCTCCGTCAGGAATTTGATGGCTTGAAAGGCCGTGCATGGCTGATGAAATGGCTGCCAGCCCGGGCTTATGACAATGCTATTTATGCGGTTTTCTCCAATCCGATCGGTATGGACGATGATCAGTTAAAAAATGGCTGCTCTATGATCCTGGATCCCTTCGGAGACATCATTGCAGAATGCCGGGAGCTGGGCAATAACATCGCCATAGCCACTTTCACGCCCGAAAAACTCCAACAAGCCGGCGGTCACCGCTACCTGCAAGCCCGCCGCCCAGAATTGTATGGAAAAATTATTGGGAAGGAACATATTTCGGAGCAACGGGTGATTTGGCTGTAA
- a CDS encoding ATP-binding protein, producing the protein MTFSRYIYSAMTDKLKSNKVLILAGARRVGKTHLIKTIQNEFTGKSLFLNGEDLDTVSLLSDRRVASFQRWVSDVDLLIVDEAQMVPEIGKSLKLLIDSFPKLTIIASGSSAFELSNRTGEPLVGRQIGYQLFPLAQIELSKHENYVETKQQLNDRLVFGTYPDVLQMTSEDDKIEYLKSLVNAYLLKDILMYEQVRYSHKMLQLLQLVAYQTGQEVSYEELSKSLQIDRNTVERYLDLFSKVFIIFRIGGFSRNLRKEVTKSSKWYFFDNGIRNALINNFLPVNQRQDIGSLWENYLAAERAKCNSYKRTNPLTYFWRTYDQQELDWLEVQNEQLSGYEFKWSNNKVKFPKAFVEAYPEAKTGWITQENYIDFVSGEI; encoded by the coding sequence ATGACATTTTCCAGATATATTTATTCCGCAATGACGGATAAGCTAAAATCCAACAAAGTTTTGATTTTGGCAGGAGCAAGAAGAGTGGGTAAGACACATTTAATCAAAACGATACAGAATGAATTTACGGGAAAATCATTATTCCTGAATGGTGAAGATCTGGATACTGTATCGCTTTTGTCTGATCGAAGAGTCGCCTCTTTCCAACGCTGGGTTTCCGATGTTGATCTTTTGATTGTGGATGAAGCTCAAATGGTACCGGAAATAGGAAAATCACTTAAACTGCTAATTGACTCCTTTCCCAAGTTGACGATTATCGCAAGTGGCTCTTCTGCTTTCGAATTATCGAACAGAACCGGGGAACCGCTGGTTGGAAGGCAAATCGGCTACCAATTATTTCCATTAGCCCAAATTGAACTTTCAAAGCATGAAAACTATGTGGAGACAAAACAGCAACTCAACGACAGGCTGGTTTTTGGCACCTACCCGGACGTGCTTCAAATGACCAGTGAAGATGACAAAATTGAATACCTGAAAAGTTTAGTCAATGCATACCTGCTGAAAGACATTCTGATGTATGAGCAGGTTCGCTATTCGCACAAAATGTTGCAGTTACTGCAACTCGTTGCTTACCAGACTGGCCAGGAAGTTTCGTATGAAGAATTATCAAAATCACTTCAAATCGACAGAAATACGGTAGAGCGATATCTTGACCTATTTTCCAAAGTTTTCATCATTTTCCGCATTGGCGGATTCAGCCGAAACCTGAGAAAAGAGGTAACCAAATCATCCAAGTGGTACTTCTTTGATAATGGCATCCGAAATGCCCTGATCAACAACTTCCTACCAGTAAACCAAAGGCAGGATATAGGCTCATTGTGGGAAAATTACCTCGCTGCTGAGAGAGCTAAATGCAATTCCTATAAGAGAACAAATCCCCTTACTTACTTCTGGCGGACCTATGACCAGCAGGAATTGGATTGGTTGGAAGTTCAAAACGAACAACTGAGCGGCTACGAGTTCAAATGGAGCAATAATAAGGTGAAATTCCCTAAAGCTTTTGTAGAAGCATACCCCGAAGCAAAGACCGGCTGGATCACGCAGGAAAACTACATTGATTTTGTAAGTGGAGAAATATAG
- a CDS encoding sulfite exporter TauE/SafE family protein — translation MLAKVLSLKLPSSPAWYIVPATILAFLFGILLFNGTIHIDSQDLTTFLTGDFALYLLVGLGAQLVDGALGMAYGVTSNSFLLSLGVTPAVSSASVHFAEMFTTGASAISHFRFKNINKKLFKSLLIPGVAGAVVGAYLLSDVIDGNMIKPYIAFYMLILGVIIIRKALQKTLVKNKTKRIGVLAATGGFLDSVGGGGWGPIVTSTLLGQGRDPRYTIGSVNAAEFVIAFASGVTFLLFNGINSWQVVLGLIVGGVIAAPIGAMLVGKIKRKPLMLIVGCLVIGLSIRTILLSF, via the coding sequence ATGTTAGCAAAGGTCCTGTCGCTCAAACTTCCCTCTTCCCCTGCCTGGTACATTGTGCCGGCAACCATTCTGGCCTTCCTTTTTGGAATATTACTCTTCAACGGAACTATACATATTGACAGCCAAGATCTTACCACATTCCTGACGGGCGATTTTGCTTTATACCTGCTCGTCGGATTGGGTGCGCAACTAGTCGATGGTGCGCTGGGAATGGCCTATGGTGTTACTTCCAACTCTTTTTTGCTCAGCCTCGGCGTTACACCGGCAGTGAGCAGTGCCAGCGTACATTTTGCCGAAATGTTCACAACCGGCGCTTCCGCTATCTCGCATTTCAGATTTAAAAACATTAATAAGAAATTATTCAAAAGCTTGCTCATACCTGGCGTTGCAGGTGCGGTGGTTGGTGCATACCTGCTATCTGACGTCATTGACGGCAACATGATCAAACCCTATATCGCTTTTTACATGCTTATTCTGGGCGTGATCATTATCCGAAAAGCATTGCAAAAAACATTGGTCAAAAATAAGACAAAACGCATCGGCGTACTCGCGGCTACCGGCGGTTTTCTGGACTCTGTAGGTGGCGGTGGCTGGGGGCCCATTGTCACTTCTACATTGCTTGGCCAGGGTCGCGACCCGAGGTATACCATCGGATCGGTGAATGCGGCGGAGTTCGTCATTGCATTTGCCAGTGGGGTAACATTCCTTCTTTTTAATGGTATCAACAGCTGGCAGGTCGTTTTGGGATTGATCGTAGGCGGCGTTATCGCTGCTCCGATTGGCGCGATGCTGGTTGGCAAAATCAAACGCAAACCGCTGATGCTGATCGTCGGCTGCCTGGTGATCGGGTTAAGTATCCGTACCATTTTACTGAGCTTCTAA